A stretch of the Uranotaenia lowii strain MFRU-FL chromosome 3, ASM2978415v1, whole genome shotgun sequence genome encodes the following:
- the LOC129753384 gene encoding histone H2A-like, which yields MDEQQLNPKLRKKRNGREGKSKSRSSRAGLHFPVGRIHRLLRKGNYAERVGAGAPVYLAAVMEYLAAEVLELAGNAARDNKKTRIIPRHLQLAIRNDEELKKLLSGVNIAQGGVLPNIQAVLLPKKTEKKA from the exons ATGGATGAACAGCAGCTAAATCCAAAGCTAAGGAAAAAACGCAAT GGAAGGGAAGGGAAGTCAAAGTCCCGATCATCTCGTGCCGGACTTCATTTCCCAGTTGGTCGTATCCATCGTCTGCTCCGCAAGGGCAACTACGCAGAACGTGTCGGAGCTGGAGCTCCCGTCTATCTGGCCGCTGTCATGGAATATCTGGCAGCTGAAGTGCTGGAATTGGCAGGAAACGCCGCTCGTGACAACAAGAAGACCCGTATCATCCCGCGTCATCTTCAGCTGGCCATCCGCAATGACGAGGAGTTGAAAAAACTGCTCTCAGGCGTCAACATCGCTCAGGGAGGTGTTTTGCCCAACATCCAAGCCGTTCTGCTGCCCAAAAAGACCGAAAAGAAGGCTTAA